The Snodgrassella alvi wkB2 genome window below encodes:
- the mraY gene encoding phospho-N-acetylmuramoyl-pentapeptide-transferase, which yields MLLWLAEIFHYWINGFHLFQYTTFRAVMAALTSMGLSLAFGPWMIRKLTQLKVGQAVRDDGPKTHLVKTGTPTMGGTLILLAITVTTLLWANLANIYIWILLLVMLSTGALGFYDDWKKVVYKDPHGVSARFKMIWQSVVALVAGLVLFYVAHLSSTNTFIVPFFKEITYPLGGIGFVILTYFVIVGTSNAVNLTDGLDGLAAFPIVLVAAGLSIFAYVSGHAEFAHYLQLPHVPGANEVMIFCAAICGSCLGFLWFNAYPAQVFMGDVGALALGAALGTIAVIVRQEIVLVIMGGLFVVEAMSVMLQVGSYKLRRKRIFLMAPIHHHFEQKGWKETQVVVRFWIITMILVLVGLASLKIR from the coding sequence ATGCTGTTGTGGTTAGCAGAAATTTTTCACTATTGGATAAATGGTTTCCATTTATTTCAATATACTACCTTTCGTGCCGTAATGGCGGCACTGACTTCCATGGGGCTGAGTCTGGCATTCGGTCCATGGATGATTCGCAAATTAACTCAGCTCAAAGTAGGGCAGGCTGTTCGCGATGACGGTCCCAAAACCCATCTGGTGAAAACCGGTACACCAACTATGGGCGGTACACTTATTTTACTGGCTATCACTGTTACCACATTATTATGGGCTAATCTGGCCAACATTTATATCTGGATACTTTTGCTGGTTATGCTGAGTACCGGTGCTCTGGGTTTTTATGATGACTGGAAAAAGGTAGTTTACAAAGATCCGCACGGGGTTTCAGCCAGATTTAAAATGATCTGGCAGTCTGTAGTGGCTCTGGTAGCCGGTCTAGTGCTGTTTTATGTGGCACACTTAAGCTCTACAAATACTTTTATTGTTCCTTTTTTCAAGGAAATTACTTACCCGCTGGGTGGCATTGGTTTTGTTATTCTGACTTATTTTGTCATTGTCGGTACTTCTAATGCAGTAAATCTGACTGACGGACTGGACGGGCTGGCTGCTTTTCCTATTGTGCTGGTTGCTGCCGGTCTGTCAATTTTTGCTTATGTCAGCGGTCATGCTGAATTTGCTCATTATCTGCAGCTGCCGCATGTCCCCGGTGCGAATGAAGTTATGATTTTCTGCGCTGCTATTTGTGGTTCTTGTCTAGGATTCCTGTGGTTTAATGCTTATCCGGCACAGGTATTTATGGGAGATGTCGGTGCACTGGCTTTAGGTGCAGCTTTGGGTACGATAGCTGTGATTGTGCGTCAGGAAATTGTGCTGGTAATTATGGGCGGCTTATTTGTTGTTGAGGCAATGTCTGTCATGCTGCAGGTAGGTTCATATAAATTACGGCGTAAACGTATTTTTCTGATGGCACCGATTCATCATCATTTTGAACAAAAAGGCTGGAAAGAAACTCAGGTTGTAGTACGTTTCTGGATTATTACCATGATTCTGGTACTGGTTGGTTTAGCTTCCCTGAAAATCCGTTAG